The proteins below come from a single Streptomyces spongiicola genomic window:
- a CDS encoding ISKra4 family transposase: MAPYTSAPQAPDPFTATRTRMEEMLAHLSHPAMASATAEGLEDYITAAGREVLRQMLQDQLDARAAAEVRVRTVTGSDAVVRPRAELGHRRLLATTLGRVEAARIAYRAPGAANLHPGDAALALPRQVYSYPLQRAVALEVAETPLRRAGAHLERTTGGRLGTRQLMEIACRVAAHIPAFYQQDLPAPAPAVGSEGDRLLVLSCDATGVNMIPSDLREAVRAARAADGPQPPSAQLSSREHTGRRRMATVFAVYDADPVPRTGADVLPATAAERAARTHGPRARGRHLEGSLQRSTAAMVTAMFDHAEQRDPDHRRRWIVLVDGANHQLECIAREAATRGVHVDTIVDIVHVIEYLWRAAEDLHPGHAARAAWVADAARTVLDGHSPRVVAALRQHLRTRPDDAKQLPAVARTAAYLQAKEPYLRYHLALAMGWPIATGVIEGSCRFLVKDRLDTTGARWSLTGAEAVLLLRAVIDNGDFDRYWSYFTELDHLHTHAVRYQGQLALAA, from the coding sequence GTGGCACCTTACACGTCCGCGCCCCAGGCCCCCGACCCGTTCACCGCCACTCGCACCCGGATGGAGGAGATGCTCGCCCATCTGTCCCACCCGGCCATGGCCTCGGCCACCGCCGAAGGGCTGGAGGACTACATCACCGCCGCGGGCCGGGAAGTGCTGCGGCAGATGCTGCAGGACCAGCTGGATGCCCGCGCCGCCGCCGAGGTACGCGTTCGGACGGTCACCGGCAGCGACGCGGTGGTGCGCCCTCGGGCCGAACTGGGCCACCGCCGGCTGCTGGCCACCACGCTGGGCCGGGTGGAGGCGGCCCGGATCGCCTACCGCGCCCCCGGTGCGGCTAACCTGCACCCCGGCGACGCCGCCCTGGCCCTGCCCCGGCAGGTCTACTCCTACCCGCTGCAGCGCGCCGTCGCCCTCGAGGTCGCCGAGACACCCCTGCGCCGGGCGGGCGCTCACCTTGAGCGCACCACCGGTGGGCGGCTGGGCACCCGGCAGTTGATGGAGATCGCGTGTCGGGTTGCCGCCCACATCCCCGCCTTCTACCAGCAGGACCTGCCCGCCCCCGCCCCAGCCGTCGGCAGTGAGGGGGACCGGCTGCTGGTGCTCAGCTGCGACGCGACCGGCGTGAACATGATCCCGTCCGATCTGCGGGAGGCGGTCCGCGCCGCACGGGCAGCTGACGGCCCGCAGCCGCCCTCGGCCCAGCTGTCCAGTCGCGAGCACACCGGTCGCCGCCGGATGGCGACCGTCTTCGCCGTCTACGATGCCGACCCGGTCCCACGCACCGGTGCGGATGTCCTGCCGGCCACCGCGGCCGAACGCGCCGCCCGCACCCACGGCCCGCGCGCACGGGGCCGGCACCTGGAAGGCTCCCTTCAGCGTTCCACCGCGGCCATGGTCACCGCGATGTTCGACCACGCCGAACAGCGAGACCCCGACCACCGGCGCCGCTGGATCGTCCTGGTCGACGGCGCCAACCACCAACTCGAGTGCATCGCAAGGGAAGCGGCCACCCGCGGTGTCCATGTCGACACGATCGTGGACATCGTGCATGTGATCGAATATCTGTGGCGGGCCGCCGAGGACCTTCACCCAGGCCACGCAGCGCGCGCGGCCTGGGTCGCCGACGCCGCCCGCACCGTGCTGGACGGGCACAGCCCCCGCGTCGTGGCCGCACTGCGCCAGCACCTGCGCACCCGCCCCGATGACGCGAAGCAACTACCCGCCGTCGCCCGCACCGCCGCCTACCTGCAGGCCAAAGAGCCCTACCTGCGCTACCACCTCGCCCTCGCCATGGGCTGGCCCATCGCGACCGGGGTGATCGAGGGAAGCTGCCGCTTCCTCGTCAAGGACCGCCTGGACACGACCGGGGCGAGATGGAGCCTGACCGGCGCCGAGGCGGTCCTCCTTCTACGCGCCGTCATCGACAACGGCGACTTCGACCGGTACTGGAGCTACTTCACCGAACTCGACCACCTGCACACCCACGCCGTCCGCTACCAGGGACAACTCGCCCTCGCGGCATGA